The genome window ATTTTGCAACTCCTGTAATAAAAATAATATTATATTATAGGAGCCGAAAAGTCGATTTAAATTCTTCCCTATTAGGGAAGAGACTTTAACCCTCTCTTAACTTAAGCAGCTATACTGTGCCATTTCTCCTGACGGCAAACACTTTGCTTAATTATAATTAATTATAATTAGGGACAGCCACCTATTTTTGTGTTGACAAATGTAAAAGGGTTGATATTTTTATGCTATGCCGAGAATAGCAAGGATAGTTTTAGAAGGATTGCCGTATCATATTACCCAACGAGGTAATAATAAACAGGATGTATTCTTTGTCGATGACGACAAAAAAGTATATCTGGAAATTCTAAAGCAACAGGCGGAGAAATATGCCTTAACGCTGATGGGTTATTGTCTGATGACGAATCATGTTCATCTGATAGCGATACCTGCAAAGGCAGAGTCTCTTGCAATGGCGGTTGGCCGAACGCATTTCATTTACACGCAATACATCAATCGTTTTCACAAACGCAGCGGCCATCTCTGGCAGAGCAGATTTTATTCCTGCGGCCTTGACGAGCATCATTTCTTTTCAGCGATGCGGTATATAGAGCATAATCCATTGCGTGCCGGCATAAGCCGTAAGCCGTGGAATTATGAATGGTCGAGTGCGGCCGCGCATATTGACGCAAACAGTAAATCGGAGCTGCTGGATTTACGCAGATGGTATGA of Planctomycetaceae bacterium contains these proteins:
- a CDS encoding transposase: MPRIARIVLEGLPYHITQRGNNKQDVFFVDDDKKVYLEILKQQAEKYALTLMGYCLMTNHVHLIAIPAKAESLAMAVGRTHFIYTQYINRFHKRSGHLWQSRFYSCGLDEHHFFSAMRYIEHNPLRAGISRKPWNYEWSSAAAHIDANSKSELLDLRRWYEMMQAGQWKQLLMRRLPDKEIKVLRSGTLRGRPLGSDSFISKLEKLAGRRLRPLPVGRPKKENDGNKKKK